The DNA window TTTTTGGTGAAGTTTATGAAGGTGGTAATTATGACAAGTCAAATAATGGACGTATGTCTATAGTTAAAAGAGAACCTTTAGGTGTAGTATTAGCTATAGCACCATTTAATTATCCAGTAAATTTATCAGCATCTAAAATAGCACCAGCCCTTATTTCAGGTAATGTTGTAATATTTAAACCACCTACACAAGGAGCACTTTCAGGATTAAAGGTTGTAGAAGCTTTTCATAAAGCTGGATTACCAGAAGAAGTTTTACAATCAGCAACAGGAAAAGGAAGTGAAATTGGAGATTATTTAAATACACATCATGAAATTAATTTTATTAATTTTACAGGAAGTACACCAGTTGGTCAAAGAATAGGGATGCAAGCAGGTATGAAACCTATAATGCTTGAACTTGGTGGTAAAGATGCTGCTATAGTTTTAGAAGATGCAGATTTAGAAAAAGCAAGTAATGATATAGTAAGTGGAGCTTTTTCTTATTCTGGACAAAGATGTACAGCTATTAAAAGAGTTTTAGTTATGGAATCAGTTGCAGATAAATTATCAGAATTACTTAAAGAGAAAGTATCTAAGTTGACTGTAGGTAATCCGTTTGATAATGTTAATATAACACCTTTAATAGATAATAAAGCAGCAGATTTTGTTGAAAAACTATATCTTGATGCTAAAAATAAAGGGGCAATTGAATTAACTAAATTTAAAAGAGAGAATAATTTAATATATCCAACTCTTATGGATAATGTGAGTTTAGATATGGAACTTGCAACAGTTGAACCTTTTGGTCCAATATTACCGATAATAAGAGTTAAAACTGAGGAAGAAATACTTGAAATAGCTAATGCATCAGAATATGGGTTACAATCTTCAGTATTTACAAAAGATATAAATAAAGCATTTGAATTTGCTTCTAAATTAGAAGTTGGTACAGTTAATATAAATGAAAAAACTCAAAGAGGTCCTGATAATTTTCCTTTTTTAGGGATTAAAAATTCAGGAGTTGGAGTTCAAGGTATTAGAAATAGTATTTTGTCTATGATGAAAATAAAAACTATAGTTATAAATATTTGAAAGGAAGATTAAAATGAAATATTATGGTGGAATAGATTTAGGTGGAACAAATTCTAAAATAGGTCTTTTAGATGAAAAGGGTAATATAATTTTTACAGTATATGCTAAAACAGAATCGTCTTACGGTTATGAAGCTATAGTGAAAAAGTTAATAGATATATTGAAAGTTGAAATGAAAAATCGTGATATTGAATTTGAAAATTTAATATCTTTAGGTGTAGGAGTTCCAGGTCCTGTAGTTAATAAATCAACTGTATTAATGTGGGCTAATTTCCCTTGGCCAAAAGATTTAAATCTAGCTGAAGCCTTTTCTAAAGAATTAGGTAAGCCTGTATTTATAGATAATGATGTTAATGTAATTACTTTAGGTGAACTATGGGTAGGTGCAGCTAAAGGTTATAAAAATGTTTTAGGTATGGCTGTAGGAACAGGAATAGGTGCTGGAGTAGTTGTAAATGGTGAAGTTGTATCAGGTAAAAATGGTGCAGGAGGAGAAATAGGACATATTACACTTGAAAAAAATGGTAAACTTTGTGGATGTGGAAAAAGAGGCTGTTTTGAAGCTTATGCATCATCAACAGGTATAACTAGACTTGCAATAGATAGATTAACAGTTAATAAATCTAATATGCTATATGAAGTGACTAAAGATAGAAAGCCAGAAACTATAGATGTATTTGAATGTGCAAAACAAGGAGATGAATTTTCTCTTTCAATAGTAGATGAAACTTGCGAACGTTTAGCACAAGGAATATCACAAGCACTTACTATACTTGATTCAGATGTAGTAGTAATAGGAGGTGGAGTTGCTCTTGCTGGAGATTTCTTAATAGATAAAATTAAAAAATATATTCCAGAATTTTTAATTCCATCTATAGCCCAAAATATAGAAATAAAGGTTGCAAAATTAGGA is part of the Pseudostreptobacillus hongkongensis genome and encodes:
- a CDS encoding ROK family protein; the protein is MKYYGGIDLGGTNSKIGLLDEKGNIIFTVYAKTESSYGYEAIVKKLIDILKVEMKNRDIEFENLISLGVGVPGPVVNKSTVLMWANFPWPKDLNLAEAFSKELGKPVFIDNDVNVITLGELWVGAAKGYKNVLGMAVGTGIGAGVVVNGEVVSGKNGAGGEIGHITLEKNGKLCGCGKRGCFEAYASSTGITRLAIDRLTVNKSNMLYEVTKDRKPETIDVFECAKQGDEFSLSIVDETCERLAQGISQALTILDSDVVVIGGGVALAGDFLIDKIKKYIPEFLIPSIAQNIEIKVAKLGNDAGIYGAAYLAMQSVK
- a CDS encoding NADP-dependent glyceraldehyde-3-phosphate dehydrogenase, with product MMGKIDIYSPIDNSFIGSVNKMSVEDIDNIYIKARKSFKEWKMLSAVERASYIHKAADELEKMKEEVAELMTREISKSYKDSLVEVERTVYLMKYTAEEGLRIFGEVYEGGNYDKSNNGRMSIVKREPLGVVLAIAPFNYPVNLSASKIAPALISGNVVIFKPPTQGALSGLKVVEAFHKAGLPEEVLQSATGKGSEIGDYLNTHHEINFINFTGSTPVGQRIGMQAGMKPIMLELGGKDAAIVLEDADLEKASNDIVSGAFSYSGQRCTAIKRVLVMESVADKLSELLKEKVSKLTVGNPFDNVNITPLIDNKAADFVEKLYLDAKNKGAIELTKFKRENNLIYPTLMDNVSLDMELATVEPFGPILPIIRVKTEEEILEIANASEYGLQSSVFTKDINKAFEFASKLEVGTVNINEKTQRGPDNFPFLGIKNSGVGVQGIRNSILSMMKIKTIVINI